CATTTCTTTGAGTTGGGATAATCGAATTCCCCCTGTAAATAATGTTTTATATAGAAAGGTTTACTTATATGACTTCACACTCTTACCGTTATATGGTCAGGTTCATGCCATAAGTGCCAGATTACCCACCACCACATAGCTCCACCAACAGTTACAGAACCAATTTTAGTTGCCTTTGAGTGGGGAGGGGGCCCATTACGGTAAGATACACTGAAAAACTTATGTAagttgaaaataatatataattgaGTAGGTTTCACCAAACATACACATGACTTTTTCTTTGAATTATGTTACGAGCTAATGTCGTACGGTGAAAATAACCGATTGATGAACCCAATTTAAGAGCAAAGCTCATTGTCCGCACGGAATTCGTTTTCAAATAGCAAAAATTAACTAGTTCCTTTTTTACTATACTTGATATTTATTGGCATGTAATTTATTGTTAGGTTCACAAATATGAATAGTCCGATATACCGATAAGCGATATACCCTATCCATATTTATAGCATCAATGAATAATAACAGGTTCCCAATAggaaatgtttgtttttgacATTTAAGGGTGTTTCAGAATTTGGTTTTCGACAATAACGACAACGACATAGAATTTAAAACCGTGGTTTTTATATTATGATTTTAAACATGTGCCTTTTTTTATGGGTAATATAATgggaaatttataaaagaagGCAAACACTGGACAATGTCGTGAACTGCTTTGAGAAACAGAGTATTACTTTTTCcaatagtttttattttgaatctTTAAATACGGTAGTTAAAGATTGTGTTGTCAACTTTTTAATCAAAACGGAACAAACTTACGGCACTTTCATCACGTTGTAATACAGGGTTTGAGataaaaaattcgaaaatttaATGCCTTTATCGTAAGCCATATTACAATATTGAATGACAATATTTGTGAGCGTTGTAGTGGTCGTGGCAAAATGTTCTTCGGCAAAccgataaaaatttacaaaactaatacaaaaatgaaaaaatatcaaaacgtttttcaaaagtgtatgCGTTGCACCTTTTGGCAGTTTAATCATTCTGCCTGTTATattcttttcaacgaatctcGTATACCTTTTAACTATACAAGTATCGGGTATAAATAGTTAtggacaaaaacaaaattttctcCTAAGTTTATCGTACGGTGAAAATAACCGATTGATGAACCCAATTTAAGAGCAAACTTTTCATGTAAACTAACAggaaattattataaaaattaattttcgcGTTGGCTTAATCCGACatattttttcgaaatttgtCAGGGTAATAGCAGTGGGAAATTCAAATTCGTGTACAGCTACGTGTTTGAGCGATTGCAGCTCAACGGTCTCGAAAGGTTCGACGAAAATTGCCCGTAACGCGAACGGCAAAACAAATCcacaatttaatatttattgattttaccTTAATTAATTACCGTTATATTACTAGCTCACACATCTCTGTGTATCTCTCGCAATTAATTtctttacaaatattttggcaTATGCTATGgagaatattaaattttccatttcttaaacaggcatgctccggtaatcgtaagattttttcgatttcgatttgctCTGGTTTTCGAAAAATTTTTGCTATCGGAATGTTTTGTTTCTCATCGCTTCTAAAGAACACTTTTGGCCctcttttaatttaattaatgaattcttttatatttaataagtaTTTCTATCTGCCTGATTGGTTCCACGAACGACGTACTTATCAACGTACTTACTTTGGCGCTGTACTTATTGACCCATTACCAAATCGTAAATTGTTGTGGCCgacggcaacattttgtttgtcaaatctgaaatatatttttttctaaaataaCTAAGTGGCACAATGATTTTGTGGGGATGTGGAATTAACATCAATAGACCACtgagttaaatattttgttccCTTAGTAAATAATACCTGATtgataatataaaaaaaaggcatttgcttttcatttcggccagacaaaagtgcccgttttacaaatcgaaaaattcttaCGATTTCGAACACCGGAACACCAATTTTACGatttcaaatgttttatttttctgaatgttttgtttttccgcAGGTTTTCCTCAAACACTAGTTtgtttttctatattttttttcacagaaatttttcagatttttctTAACTTTTTTGTAGTCAAAGCTATTTCCACTTTTCTCCAGAATTTcggtaaatttattttaatgatttttccTCGAAATTTTGCTGCCGTTTTGGTTctcaattattttataatgGGTTCGCCTAAATTCGGTGGCACTTAACACTGAGCAATGTTCCTGattgtaacgggtgttttttttagaggtatagaactttaagttggcattactgttcaagatggcgaccgatttaacagctgtcaagtgatttattctcagtttggtttggcaattcgtcatgcgtgcttacaaaatccaactcgtgcaagaattgaaaccaaacgatcatcaagcaaggcgtagattcgtcgaatgggcccaaaacgagattgctgttgttcccgatttttcataagcctccaagatcttgtgatttaacaccgctagactactttttgtggggctatgtaaagtcattggtctatgcggataagccacaaacgctaaaccatttggaagacaacattcgccgtgttattgccgatatacggccaaatattggaaaaagtcattgcaaattggacgtccagattggactacatccgagccagccgtggcggtcatatgccagaaatcatatttaaaatgtaatgccacaagattatctttcatgtcaataaaattcatgtcaatcgaataatccatcgttgttttattgcaatttaaagttctatacctctaaaaaaaacaccctatatttaTAATGTTCTTACTCGGCGTTAATTTTGCTtatgtaataatatttaattacgtTTGGATTAATTATTGAACATTTATCATGCTTACTTATTTAATTCCGtttgaataaatataacaacaaaatgatatttatttgtagGGATTACTTCCGTTAATtagcttttttttataaccGGAATCAATTTGGAGTCTCTGCAAGTTTGTGGGAGgtcaaaaattatttattattgggttttttatttaaatatcttTTTAACTCTACTGGTCGCTGCTCTGGTTTTTTATTGAATGTACATTTGTCACACATCTTGCTTAAAACAAAGCCTTAATTTAAAGGTCTGCAATTTTAAAGCCATGGGTTCGTTTCGTTCCTGACCTCTTATGGGATCACCCAAGTGTTTACTGGGCCTCCGTCGCGGCCTTGCGTACGGACCAACGGGATTCGGAACAATATATAAGCAGCATAAACTGTTCCCTGCGTAATACCATACACCAATCGATCGGCCAGTCACGTTATATGGTACTGTATGGTACCGTGACCACATATGGGCACGAATGGAAAGGATTATACAGTTCTTAGAAATCTCTGCTTACTGGAAGATAATACGGCACAAGTAAGGCGTCCCAGTGAGTTCGATAAATTCGTTCAAGCATTCATCGCCATATGGAGAAGGCTTATGTGCAGAATACGAAAGTTTATGACCTTCGCAGCCGACCACGACTTTCTTTTCAACTAGGACAGCTGGTAATAAAACAGAACTCTTTGATAAGCAAACTGGCAGATCATTTCAACGCCAAATTAGCACCCATAGGTGATATGGCAAGAGTAAAAAAACGAATGGGGAGTTCATTGTACTTATTGGAGGACCTAAACGGAAGAGAGCTTGGCACCTTTCACGCCAAGGACATTTTGCAATGCAGAAGCTAACCACCCTTTTTCCAGTTTTAAACTCGAGTCGATAGACTGCCTTTAAATCTGTTGGTGTGAGGGTGGttttaaaccattttcaaATAGTCAAGATCTCGAGCGTTTATTTATCAATTACATTGATAACTAGTGGAGTTCTAGTTCCAGTTTTAATTTGGCTGGGATAAATAATTACCGTTTCCTAACGCGAGATCACCCGTAATGCAGCTCTGCTGCTGTTAGAAGCTTACCGCCCATATGGTCGGCGTATTTTCGGTCTCTTGTTATACTGATCTAAAAGAAGAAGTGCGTAAAAAGTAGTGcttgcaaaattaaataaaaccgCGTGTTTATCAAAGTCACGTGCAAATCGTGAACACGCCGTACCTGGAGCTCCGATTCAGACAGAATCTTCTGATACCTATTTTCAACTGAATTGGGTATGTGGATTCTGTGCAGTTTTGGCCATCAGCCCCTGCAAGGTTTATAAGAATCAATTGACGAACCGAGACGACATAAAAACAACAGGCGAAACTAGGAACCACCCTGGCCGCATTCCGCGTGCGGATCGCGTTACCGACTTCGCATTCCACGTGCGGATCATTATTACGGACTCCGCATTCCAGGTGCGGATCATCATTACGGACTCCGCATTCCACGTGCGGATCATCATTACGGACTCCGCATTCCACGTGCGGATCATCATTACGGACTCCGCATTCCACGTGCGGATCATCATTACGGACTCCGCATTCCACGTCCCttccattttaaaaatacaccTTGTTGGACTTCAAGTCTGTAGAGAGCATTTGTTCATAATCtcaaaattaagtttaaaacGACATCAAATCCGACGTCGGCAAGCCGCAATTATTAAACAGTTATGTATGTGTTTCCTCCAGAAACTCGCGTCCGACAAAGATACACGTAAATTCGAATGTTGGCatgaaaaaaatgaatatatgtagatagagatagagataaGTGTCTTTATTGAAAGAATTTCGTAAAACGTATGTCACAGGCAAAtgaaagcgtttccgaccatataatatatatatattcttgataaggagtcgatctggccatacccgtctgtccgtccgtctgtctgtccgtatgaggacgtcaagatctcaggagctataaaagttagaaagttgagattaagcatgcagacttcagagacatagacgcagcgcaagtttatgctgccacgcccactctaacgcccacaaaccgcccaaagctcCCACGCGGTTTTGatactttttcacatttttattagtcttgtaaatatctctcgatttaccaaaaaactttttgccacgcccactctaatggccacaaattggcaaaactgtcagtgttgaaatttctccttctcacttccactagctaagtaacgggtatcagatagtcggggaactcgactcttgtgttacgtcggtgtattcgtgcctATGTCCTGGGAAAGGACTCAGGCCGAGGCTTCAGGCACCAAGATGCcggcgtaagctcgtcgattttgggtcgtgggatcttggtaagcccctCACCTGTtcaacataacgagaataaatatcAGTAGTGCCTGAAAAtgttcgtaccgttcgtcagtcagcagtcctcactgccccacaagctgtagcttgatcgtaaaacgatcgggcaatTTTTGCcgttaatatttttaattaagcactttgtgggacaccggatgcaatcctgtccagggcatggtgatggtccctcctccgctTTACGGATCTCTTGTAGATTTTTACAATCTTTAacagagccaggaagatcagtatagcagcgatgaattccagggtatgTTGTACTCCTATTTCCTGtttgtggtcgacaacctTCACGGTGTGtatcacatttgctgtgttgtcgAAGGCcttagactccttgccgcccatcctgagaGTTTCGTGGAACTATGGTCTTTCTTGTTATttctgttatttattttaaaggaTGCTAGTGTCCTTGCTTCTTGACGTTTTTCTTTGAGACGAGTTATCCCTGAGTCTTCCCCTCGATGGACAGAAGGATAATTGCCCGGATGACTACCTCTGGGTATGGACTACGGATGTTTTCCCGGGTACCGACGGACTACCGGtgtttacccgggtactgactgCGGGTGTTTACACGGGTACTGACTGCCGGtgtttacccgggtactgactgACTTTTCATCGGTGAGCCATGGCctttttataccggcatagagcttttttctgatctattggtcCTCTATGCCATGTGTCCCCACCTAGGAATCATATTTCTcgctttcccctattttggggaGTCAATACCCATTTCGGTGAAGTGTgcccggaactggtgttgattttctttactttctaAAATCTATTGCAGCCGCTGAACGGGTCATCGGAGactcgtttattgtcgacttgctttttctttgtcgcaatccaactgagtcaacGGGGTGGTGGTTCCCGTTCCCCTgcttttagattctggttttgAATCTTCAAGGTCTTATGATCTCACGAAAAGGGTTTACGCAACAATTAATTTGAACAATTATTATCAAAAAAATGAATACTCCACCCGTATTCTTAAGTTACTAGAATATATTCAATTGAACACGAAAAGCAGAAGAGGAGTAAGCTACAACTCTTGGGGCAAGTCCAGCTACAGTCAGTAGTATATGCTTTAGCTGGTGCGCTGGTTGAGCCCACCGACGAAAGTAAAGAAAACATCTACAAAATCCTTATCGATTATCTACCATATAAACACTTCTTCCCGAAGCAGAACTTAAAGTTTGAGAGACATCTTTTTTCAGGCCTGAAGCGTAGGTTGGGGACTTTTGCCTTAAAGATAAAATCATAGATGTGTGGGCACCTCTATACCTCAAAAATAGATTCCTGGGAAAGGAAAAATTCACTAGAAGAAGTGAAGTCTGGTTGACGAACAGATCAATAAAGAATCAAAAGCAATGACATCATCGGCTTTAAGGTTTCAAGCGAAGATGAAAGATACAATGCCGAGTGGGAGGTCGTGAAATTCGCCTAATCATCGACTCGGGCTGCAACTTTAACCTAATTAGCCACGAGGACTGGTCTCAGCTGGTAAAGGGGAAAGCCACAGTCATTAACGTAAGAACCCACTCGGAAAAGCAATTCCGAGCATATGCCTCTAATAAACTACTTCGAGAAATCTGCATTTTTGAGGCCCAAATTTTCGTTCCGAGAGAGGTACCGAAGAGATTGCTTTTTTTTACGttattgaaaatggaaaacaatcTCTTTTGGGCCGACACACGACCATCGAGTTAAAAGTTCTACGACTGGGAAGAAACATTAACCGGATTGAAGAAATGGAACCCTTcctaaaatggaaaaacatcGAAGTAAAACTTTCCATCGATTATGACATAAAACAAGTTCATCAACCAGTGAGACGAATTCCGGCAGCTCTCGAGGACAAGGTCATAAAAAATCTCAGAGAAGCCCTATGTCGAGACATAATTGAACCTATGACAGACCCAAGCGCTCGGATATCTCCCATCGTCCTTGCGTTTAAGGAGAACTGGGACATATGCGTCGACTAGCAAACAAAGCAATCCTACGGGAAAACTATACATTGGCAACTGTATCATGAACAGATTAAAGGTGGCTGCTGTGACCCTTCAGCTTGTCTGAATTTCCACCTCGTTAATTTGCCGTTGGCCTCCTTCATCTTGTGCAACCAGCAATGCGGTTGTTGGTGACTTGCTATATCAACCTTTTTAATGCCTCAGTATATTCCGGGTTTTTAATATCTTTTCttgcttccttttttttttttttgttaaaggTTTTGCGATCTGTGTGAAATGAAAACCTGCATAATTTTCCTGTTTTAATTTCCATTGCTTTCACTTCTATGTCAATGTCTGTTTTCCACTTCGGGTGACACAA
This sequence is a window from Drosophila santomea strain STO CAGO 1482 unplaced genomic scaffold, Prin_Dsan_1.1 Segkk16_quiver_pilon_scaf, whole genome shotgun sequence. Protein-coding genes within it:
- the LOC120457533 gene encoding NADH dehydrogenase [ubiquinone] 1 beta subcomplex subunit 2, mitochondrial produces the protein MSFALKLGSSIGYFHRTTLARNIIQRKSHVVSYRNGPPPHSKATKIGSVTVGGAMWWWVIWHLWHEPDHITGEFDYPNSKKWSNTELGIPKDDL